The following is a genomic window from Bordetella sp. H567.
ACACTCCCGCCGCCGGACGCGCCCCGTGATAGATGCCGATATCGACCGTGCCGTCCGCCACCATGCGTGGAATGTCGTAGCTATGGGCTTCCAGCAGGTCCACGGCGACGTTCTGGCGGCCCGCCAGGAAGCGCGCCATGGGCGCGGGCAGGAATTGCAGGAGCGTGGAGGGATTGGCCGCGAGCCGGATCTTGGCCTGGCCATCGGTGGAATAGCTGTCGATCGCCTGTTCCGCCAGCTGCACGCTGCGCAGGATCGCCTTGGCGCGCTGGTACAGCAGCACGCCGGCGGGGGTGGGCTCCACGCCCCGCCCATGGCGATGCAGCAGCGTGCGGTCGAGATGGCGTTCGAGCTCGGCGATGCGCCGGCTGGCCGCCGAGGTGACGACGTTTTCGCGCTCCGCCGCCTTGGAAAGGCTTTTTTCCTCGACGGCCGCGACGAAGATTTCAAGCGCGGGGACGTCGAGTTTTTTCATGATCGACCGCCCCCCGCGTCGTCAGCGCTTGACGGTCCCGGCTTCGGTGCGCAGCTTGCGCGTGATGTACCACTGCTGCAGGATGGACAGCGTGTTGTTGACGCACCAGTACAGCACCAGGCCGGCGGGGAACATGAACATCATGCCGCCGAACACCAGGGGCATGACCATCATGACCTTGGCCTGCACGGGATCCGGCGGCGTGGGGTTCAGCTTGATCTGCAGGAACATGGTGGCCATCATGATGGCGGGCAGGATGAAGTAGGGATCATGCACGGACAAGTCATGCACCCAGCCCAGCCAGGGCGCGCCGCGCATCTCCACGCTGGCCAGCAGCACCCAGTACAGCGAGATGAAGACGGGGATCTGCACCACCATCGGCAGGCAGCCGCCCAGCGGGTTGATCTTTTCCGTCCGGTACATCTCCATCATGGCGGCGTTCAGCTTCTGCTTGTCGTCGCCGTACTTTTCCTTGAGCGCCTGCAGCCGCGGGGTGACCTGCTTCATGCGCGCCATGGAGCGATAGCTGGTCG
Proteins encoded in this region:
- a CDS encoding LysR family transcriptional regulator gives rise to the protein MKKLDVPALEIFVAAVEEKSLSKAAERENVVTSAASRRIAELERHLDRTLLHRHGRGVEPTPAGVLLYQRAKAILRSVQLAEQAIDSYSTDGQAKIRLAANPSTLLQFLPAPMARFLAGRQNVAVDLLEAHSYDIPRMVADGTVDIGIYHGARPAAGVSSYPFRRDRVGLVVPRGHPLAAHASLRLEDALDYDLLGYFPRHSLDQFLDYAGPSLSRPPKVKLQVSNFETRCRMIREGLGIAVVPEGIARHYLADMGLVLIRLTDAWAERHFFICVRDAFPDEDGAQRQESPFSSPLMADLLAVLRQPDQ